In Strigops habroptila isolate Jane chromosome 4, bStrHab1.2.pri, whole genome shotgun sequence, a single genomic region encodes these proteins:
- the DAGLB gene encoding sn1-specific diacylglycerol lipase beta isoform X3, with protein sequence MPGLVVFGRRWAIGSDDFVLPGAFELFVRLLWWIGILALYAVHKGRFNCPGGGLLHSYLLVLLILLAAIICALSALVYVSMQGTISNPGPRKSLPKLLYTRLLLYFPEFIWAVVGAVWVSDSSVHCEKTVINVIMGTVIASWVIIIFTIIGVVIVFDPLGGKKTFYLTNSVSRNLESSQSGQLLYNVKNTATRVWEKRIRLLCCCIVQDDDHRVAFTSIAELFRAYFSDTDLVPSDIAAGLTLLHQEQDKMESCPKEPEEVLCHSPSSLVTDDLDIELENAAHYMLFAAAAYGWPYYVYTNPFTALCKLNGDCCRNRPTDSDITGSDRHNFHFGSILRITGLQYRDFIHISFHNKIYEIPFFVALDHKKEAIVVAVRGTLSFEDILTDLSADCEDLTLEDVLENGFVHKGITQAANYIYQKLINDGILNQAFTIAPEYKLVIVGHSLGGGTASILAIMLRNSFPTLRCYAFSPPGGLLSKSLADYTKHFIVSVIVGKDLVARLSMPNMEDLKRRIVRIVANCNRPKYQILLRGCWYEVFGGDPDDFPTELDGRNQDALTQPLLAEESLMVHRSPSYNTLDDESHLNSPPQYPRLYLPGKIIHIVEESSSRRYGGVRCKLLV encoded by the exons GTGGATTGGAATTCTTGCTCTTTATGCGGTTCACAAGGGGCGGTTTAACTGTCCCGGGGGAGGATTACTGCACAGCTACTTGCTTGTCCTCCTCATTCTCCTGGCTGCTATAATATGTGCATTATCTGCTCTTGTGTACGTCAGTATGCAAG GAACAATTTCTAATCCAGGCCCAAGAAAATCACTTCCCAAGCTACTTTATACTCGCCTACTTCTCTATTTTCCTGAATTCATCTGGGCTGTTGTAGGAGCTGTATGGGTGTCAGACAGCAGTGTGCACTGTGAGAAGACTGTGATAAATGTCATCATGGGGACAGTTATTGCAAG ctggGTTATCATCATCTTTACCATAATTGGAGTTGTAATCGTCTTTGATCCgcttggggggaaaaagacattttaccTCACCAATAGTGTCAGTCGGAACCTGGAGAGCAGTCAGTCAGGACAGTTGCTGTATAACGTGAAGAACACTGCCACCAGGGTCTGGGAAAAAAGAATCAGGttactgtgctgctgcattgtgCAAGATGATGACCATCGAGTGGCTTTCACAAGTATCGCAGAGCTCTTCCGCGCCTACTTTTCG GACACTGATCTGGTGCCAAGTGACATAGCAGCTGGTTTGACTCTGCTCCATCAAGAGCAAGATAAAATGGAAAGTTGCCCAAAAGAGCCTGAAGAAGTCTTGTGTCATTCTCCGTCATCTCTTGTG ACAGATGATTTGGATATTGAATTGGAGAATGCTGCTCACTATATgctgtttgctgcagctgcttatGGCTGGCCCTACTATGTCTACACCAACCCATTTACTGCACTCTGTAAGCTCAATGGTGACTG TTGCAGAAATAGACCAACAGATTCTGATATAACTGGCAGTGATCGTCATAACTTTCACTTTGGATCCATCCTAAGAATAACAGGACTGCAGTACAGAGACTTCATTCATATCAGTTTTCATAACAAG atCTATGAGATTccattttttgttgctttggatCACAAAAAAGAAGCTATTGTGGTTGCAGTGAGAGGAACCTTGTCCTTTGAG GACATTCTCACTGATCTGTCAGCAGATTGTGAAGACTTGACACTGGAGGATGTTCTAGAGAATGGCTTTGTGCATAAG GGAATAACTCAAGCTGCAAACTACATCTATCAGAAGCTAATAAATGATGGAATTTTAAACCAGGCTTTCACAATTGCTCCA GAATATAAACTTGTGATAGTTGGTCACAGTTTGGGTGGTGGAACAGCTTCTATACTGGCAATCATGCTCAGGAACTCTTTCCCAACATTAAGGTGTTACGCCTTTTCTCCCCCAGGAGGACTGTTAAG CAAATCACTTGCAGATTACACGAAGCACTTCATTGTTTCAGTCAttgttggaaaggaccttgtGGCAAG GTTAAGTATGCCCAACATGGAGGATTTAAAGAGGAGAATAGTGAGAATTGTGGCAAACTGCAACAGACCCAAG TACCAGATCTTGCTGCGGGGGTGTTGGTATGAAGTATTTGGAGGAGATCCGGATGACTTCCCAACCGAGCTGGATGGCAGAAACCAAGATGCCCTCACCCAGCCACTTCTAGCTGAGGAGAGCTTAATGGTTCATCGGTCACCGTCATACAACACCCTCGACGATGAATCGCACCTCAATTCACCACCTCAGTATCCTCGTCTGTATCTCCCTGGCAAGATTATCCATATTGTAGAAGAATCCAGCTCTAGGAG
- the DAGLB gene encoding sn1-specific diacylglycerol lipase beta isoform X1 — MPGLVVFGRRWAIGSDDFVLPGAFELFVRLLWWIGILALYAVHKGRFNCPGGGLLHSYLLVLLILLAAIICALSALVYVSMQGTISNPGPRKSLPKLLYTRLLLYFPEFIWAVVGAVWVSDSSVHCEKTVINVIMGTVIASWVIIIFTIIGVVIVFDPLGGKKTFYLTNSVSRNLESSQSGQLLYNVKNTATRVWEKRIRLLCCCIVQDDDHRVAFTSIAELFRAYFSDTDLVPSDIAAGLTLLHQEQDKMESCPKEPEEVLCHSPSSLVTDDLDIELENAAHYMLFAAAAYGWPYYVYTNPFTALCKLNGDCCRNRPTDSDITGSDRHNFHFGSILRITGLQYRDFIHISFHNKIYEIPFFVALDHKKEAIVVAVRGTLSFEDILTDLSADCEDLTLEDVLENGFVHKGITQAANYIYQKLINDGILNQAFTIAPEYKLVIVGHSLGGGTASILAIMLRNSFPTLRCYAFSPPGGLLSKSLADYTKHFIVSVIVGKDLVARLSMPNMEDLKRRIVRIVANCNRPKYQILLRGCWYEVFGGDPDDFPTELDGRNQDALTQPLLAEESLMVHRSPSYNTLDDESHLNSPPQYPRLYLPGKIIHIVEESSSRRWCSSDIKYTARWSNETVFSSILISPKMITDHMPDVVLKALNSLSQEHRSCISCQTRECNTNVV, encoded by the exons GTGGATTGGAATTCTTGCTCTTTATGCGGTTCACAAGGGGCGGTTTAACTGTCCCGGGGGAGGATTACTGCACAGCTACTTGCTTGTCCTCCTCATTCTCCTGGCTGCTATAATATGTGCATTATCTGCTCTTGTGTACGTCAGTATGCAAG GAACAATTTCTAATCCAGGCCCAAGAAAATCACTTCCCAAGCTACTTTATACTCGCCTACTTCTCTATTTTCCTGAATTCATCTGGGCTGTTGTAGGAGCTGTATGGGTGTCAGACAGCAGTGTGCACTGTGAGAAGACTGTGATAAATGTCATCATGGGGACAGTTATTGCAAG ctggGTTATCATCATCTTTACCATAATTGGAGTTGTAATCGTCTTTGATCCgcttggggggaaaaagacattttaccTCACCAATAGTGTCAGTCGGAACCTGGAGAGCAGTCAGTCAGGACAGTTGCTGTATAACGTGAAGAACACTGCCACCAGGGTCTGGGAAAAAAGAATCAGGttactgtgctgctgcattgtgCAAGATGATGACCATCGAGTGGCTTTCACAAGTATCGCAGAGCTCTTCCGCGCCTACTTTTCG GACACTGATCTGGTGCCAAGTGACATAGCAGCTGGTTTGACTCTGCTCCATCAAGAGCAAGATAAAATGGAAAGTTGCCCAAAAGAGCCTGAAGAAGTCTTGTGTCATTCTCCGTCATCTCTTGTG ACAGATGATTTGGATATTGAATTGGAGAATGCTGCTCACTATATgctgtttgctgcagctgcttatGGCTGGCCCTACTATGTCTACACCAACCCATTTACTGCACTCTGTAAGCTCAATGGTGACTG TTGCAGAAATAGACCAACAGATTCTGATATAACTGGCAGTGATCGTCATAACTTTCACTTTGGATCCATCCTAAGAATAACAGGACTGCAGTACAGAGACTTCATTCATATCAGTTTTCATAACAAG atCTATGAGATTccattttttgttgctttggatCACAAAAAAGAAGCTATTGTGGTTGCAGTGAGAGGAACCTTGTCCTTTGAG GACATTCTCACTGATCTGTCAGCAGATTGTGAAGACTTGACACTGGAGGATGTTCTAGAGAATGGCTTTGTGCATAAG GGAATAACTCAAGCTGCAAACTACATCTATCAGAAGCTAATAAATGATGGAATTTTAAACCAGGCTTTCACAATTGCTCCA GAATATAAACTTGTGATAGTTGGTCACAGTTTGGGTGGTGGAACAGCTTCTATACTGGCAATCATGCTCAGGAACTCTTTCCCAACATTAAGGTGTTACGCCTTTTCTCCCCCAGGAGGACTGTTAAG CAAATCACTTGCAGATTACACGAAGCACTTCATTGTTTCAGTCAttgttggaaaggaccttgtGGCAAG GTTAAGTATGCCCAACATGGAGGATTTAAAGAGGAGAATAGTGAGAATTGTGGCAAACTGCAACAGACCCAAG TACCAGATCTTGCTGCGGGGGTGTTGGTATGAAGTATTTGGAGGAGATCCGGATGACTTCCCAACCGAGCTGGATGGCAGAAACCAAGATGCCCTCACCCAGCCACTTCTAGCTGAGGAGAGCTTAATGGTTCATCGGTCACCGTCATACAACACCCTCGACGATGAATCGCACCTCAATTCACCACCTCAGTATCCTCGTCTGTATCTCCCTGGCAAGATTATCCATATTGTAGAAGAATCCAGCTCTAGGAG gtGGTGCTCTTCAGATATTAAATACACGGCGAGATGGTCAAACGAAACAGtcttcagcagcattttaataAGTCCCAAGATGATAACAGACCACATGCCAGACGTTGTGCTCAAAGCGCTGAACAGTTTGTCTCAGGAACACAGATCATGTATTTCTTGTCAGACTCGAGAATGTAACACCAATGTGGTGTAG
- the DAGLB gene encoding sn1-specific diacylglycerol lipase beta isoform X2, translating to MPGLVVFGRRWAIGSDDFVLPGAFELFVRLLWWIGILALYAVHKGRFNCPGGGLLHSYLLVLLILLAAIICALSALVYVSMQGTISNPGPRKSLPKLLYTRLLLYFPEFIWAVVGAVWVSDSSVHCEKTVINVIMGTVIASWVIIIFTIIGVVIVFDPLGGKKTFYLTNSVSRNLESSQSGQLLYNVKNTATRVWEKRIRLLCCCIVQDDDHRVAFTSIAELFRAYFSDTDLVPSDIAAGLTLLHQEQDKMESCPKEPEEVLCHSPSSLVTDDLDIELENAAHYMLFAAAAYGWPYYVYTNPFTALCKLNGDCCRNRPTDSDITGSDRHNFHFGSILRITGLQYRDFIHISFHNKIYEIPFFVALDHKKEAIVVAVRGTLSFEDILTDLSADCEDLTLEDVLENGFVHKGITQAANYIYQKLINDGILNQAFTIAPEYKLVIVGHSLGGGTASILAIMLRNSFPTLRCYAFSPPGGLLRLSMPNMEDLKRRIVRIVANCNRPKYQILLRGCWYEVFGGDPDDFPTELDGRNQDALTQPLLAEESLMVHRSPSYNTLDDESHLNSPPQYPRLYLPGKIIHIVEESSSRRWCSSDIKYTARWSNETVFSSILISPKMITDHMPDVVLKALNSLSQEHRSCISCQTRECNTNVV from the exons GTGGATTGGAATTCTTGCTCTTTATGCGGTTCACAAGGGGCGGTTTAACTGTCCCGGGGGAGGATTACTGCACAGCTACTTGCTTGTCCTCCTCATTCTCCTGGCTGCTATAATATGTGCATTATCTGCTCTTGTGTACGTCAGTATGCAAG GAACAATTTCTAATCCAGGCCCAAGAAAATCACTTCCCAAGCTACTTTATACTCGCCTACTTCTCTATTTTCCTGAATTCATCTGGGCTGTTGTAGGAGCTGTATGGGTGTCAGACAGCAGTGTGCACTGTGAGAAGACTGTGATAAATGTCATCATGGGGACAGTTATTGCAAG ctggGTTATCATCATCTTTACCATAATTGGAGTTGTAATCGTCTTTGATCCgcttggggggaaaaagacattttaccTCACCAATAGTGTCAGTCGGAACCTGGAGAGCAGTCAGTCAGGACAGTTGCTGTATAACGTGAAGAACACTGCCACCAGGGTCTGGGAAAAAAGAATCAGGttactgtgctgctgcattgtgCAAGATGATGACCATCGAGTGGCTTTCACAAGTATCGCAGAGCTCTTCCGCGCCTACTTTTCG GACACTGATCTGGTGCCAAGTGACATAGCAGCTGGTTTGACTCTGCTCCATCAAGAGCAAGATAAAATGGAAAGTTGCCCAAAAGAGCCTGAAGAAGTCTTGTGTCATTCTCCGTCATCTCTTGTG ACAGATGATTTGGATATTGAATTGGAGAATGCTGCTCACTATATgctgtttgctgcagctgcttatGGCTGGCCCTACTATGTCTACACCAACCCATTTACTGCACTCTGTAAGCTCAATGGTGACTG TTGCAGAAATAGACCAACAGATTCTGATATAACTGGCAGTGATCGTCATAACTTTCACTTTGGATCCATCCTAAGAATAACAGGACTGCAGTACAGAGACTTCATTCATATCAGTTTTCATAACAAG atCTATGAGATTccattttttgttgctttggatCACAAAAAAGAAGCTATTGTGGTTGCAGTGAGAGGAACCTTGTCCTTTGAG GACATTCTCACTGATCTGTCAGCAGATTGTGAAGACTTGACACTGGAGGATGTTCTAGAGAATGGCTTTGTGCATAAG GGAATAACTCAAGCTGCAAACTACATCTATCAGAAGCTAATAAATGATGGAATTTTAAACCAGGCTTTCACAATTGCTCCA GAATATAAACTTGTGATAGTTGGTCACAGTTTGGGTGGTGGAACAGCTTCTATACTGGCAATCATGCTCAGGAACTCTTTCCCAACATTAAGGTGTTACGCCTTTTCTCCCCCAGGAGGACTGTTAAG GTTAAGTATGCCCAACATGGAGGATTTAAAGAGGAGAATAGTGAGAATTGTGGCAAACTGCAACAGACCCAAG TACCAGATCTTGCTGCGGGGGTGTTGGTATGAAGTATTTGGAGGAGATCCGGATGACTTCCCAACCGAGCTGGATGGCAGAAACCAAGATGCCCTCACCCAGCCACTTCTAGCTGAGGAGAGCTTAATGGTTCATCGGTCACCGTCATACAACACCCTCGACGATGAATCGCACCTCAATTCACCACCTCAGTATCCTCGTCTGTATCTCCCTGGCAAGATTATCCATATTGTAGAAGAATCCAGCTCTAGGAG gtGGTGCTCTTCAGATATTAAATACACGGCGAGATGGTCAAACGAAACAGtcttcagcagcattttaataAGTCCCAAGATGATAACAGACCACATGCCAGACGTTGTGCTCAAAGCGCTGAACAGTTTGTCTCAGGAACACAGATCATGTATTTCTTGTCAGACTCGAGAATGTAACACCAATGTGGTGTAG
- the DAGLB gene encoding sn1-specific diacylglycerol lipase beta isoform X4, which translates to MGTVIASWVIIIFTIIGVVIVFDPLGGKKTFYLTNSVSRNLESSQSGQLLYNVKNTATRVWEKRIRLLCCCIVQDDDHRVAFTSIAELFRAYFSDTDLVPSDIAAGLTLLHQEQDKMESCPKEPEEVLCHSPSSLVTDDLDIELENAAHYMLFAAAAYGWPYYVYTNPFTALCKLNGDCCRNRPTDSDITGSDRHNFHFGSILRITGLQYRDFIHISFHNKIYEIPFFVALDHKKEAIVVAVRGTLSFEDILTDLSADCEDLTLEDVLENGFVHKGITQAANYIYQKLINDGILNQAFTIAPEYKLVIVGHSLGGGTASILAIMLRNSFPTLRCYAFSPPGGLLSKSLADYTKHFIVSVIVGKDLVARLSMPNMEDLKRRIVRIVANCNRPKYQILLRGCWYEVFGGDPDDFPTELDGRNQDALTQPLLAEESLMVHRSPSYNTLDDESHLNSPPQYPRLYLPGKIIHIVEESSSRRWCSSDIKYTARWSNETVFSSILISPKMITDHMPDVVLKALNSLSQEHRSCISCQTRECNTNVV; encoded by the exons ATGGGGACAGTTATTGCAAG ctggGTTATCATCATCTTTACCATAATTGGAGTTGTAATCGTCTTTGATCCgcttggggggaaaaagacattttaccTCACCAATAGTGTCAGTCGGAACCTGGAGAGCAGTCAGTCAGGACAGTTGCTGTATAACGTGAAGAACACTGCCACCAGGGTCTGGGAAAAAAGAATCAGGttactgtgctgctgcattgtgCAAGATGATGACCATCGAGTGGCTTTCACAAGTATCGCAGAGCTCTTCCGCGCCTACTTTTCG GACACTGATCTGGTGCCAAGTGACATAGCAGCTGGTTTGACTCTGCTCCATCAAGAGCAAGATAAAATGGAAAGTTGCCCAAAAGAGCCTGAAGAAGTCTTGTGTCATTCTCCGTCATCTCTTGTG ACAGATGATTTGGATATTGAATTGGAGAATGCTGCTCACTATATgctgtttgctgcagctgcttatGGCTGGCCCTACTATGTCTACACCAACCCATTTACTGCACTCTGTAAGCTCAATGGTGACTG TTGCAGAAATAGACCAACAGATTCTGATATAACTGGCAGTGATCGTCATAACTTTCACTTTGGATCCATCCTAAGAATAACAGGACTGCAGTACAGAGACTTCATTCATATCAGTTTTCATAACAAG atCTATGAGATTccattttttgttgctttggatCACAAAAAAGAAGCTATTGTGGTTGCAGTGAGAGGAACCTTGTCCTTTGAG GACATTCTCACTGATCTGTCAGCAGATTGTGAAGACTTGACACTGGAGGATGTTCTAGAGAATGGCTTTGTGCATAAG GGAATAACTCAAGCTGCAAACTACATCTATCAGAAGCTAATAAATGATGGAATTTTAAACCAGGCTTTCACAATTGCTCCA GAATATAAACTTGTGATAGTTGGTCACAGTTTGGGTGGTGGAACAGCTTCTATACTGGCAATCATGCTCAGGAACTCTTTCCCAACATTAAGGTGTTACGCCTTTTCTCCCCCAGGAGGACTGTTAAG CAAATCACTTGCAGATTACACGAAGCACTTCATTGTTTCAGTCAttgttggaaaggaccttgtGGCAAG GTTAAGTATGCCCAACATGGAGGATTTAAAGAGGAGAATAGTGAGAATTGTGGCAAACTGCAACAGACCCAAG TACCAGATCTTGCTGCGGGGGTGTTGGTATGAAGTATTTGGAGGAGATCCGGATGACTTCCCAACCGAGCTGGATGGCAGAAACCAAGATGCCCTCACCCAGCCACTTCTAGCTGAGGAGAGCTTAATGGTTCATCGGTCACCGTCATACAACACCCTCGACGATGAATCGCACCTCAATTCACCACCTCAGTATCCTCGTCTGTATCTCCCTGGCAAGATTATCCATATTGTAGAAGAATCCAGCTCTAGGAG gtGGTGCTCTTCAGATATTAAATACACGGCGAGATGGTCAAACGAAACAGtcttcagcagcattttaataAGTCCCAAGATGATAACAGACCACATGCCAGACGTTGTGCTCAAAGCGCTGAACAGTTTGTCTCAGGAACACAGATCATGTATTTCTTGTCAGACTCGAGAATGTAACACCAATGTGGTGTAG